Part of the Halopseudomonas maritima genome, ACGGCAACTTTACCCATGCGGCAGTAGCCATTTTTATCGCCATGGTACTCGATGGCCTGGACGGTCGCGTCGCGCGGCTGACCAACACCCAGAGCGCATTCGGTGCCGAGTATGATTCGTTGTCGGATATGGTTGCCTTCGGTATCGCGCCGGCAGTGGTTGTGTTCAGCTGGGCGCTGACTGACCTGGGTAAGGTCGGTTGGGTGTTCGCCTTCATCTACGTCGCGGGTGCGGCGCTCAGGCTGGCGCGCTTCAATACGCATATTGGTGATGACGACAAGCGCTACTTTACCGGCTTGCCGAGCCCGTCGGGCGCTGGCCTGGTTGCCGGCATGGTCTGGTCGTTGGCGGACTTTGGTATTGATGGGGGCAACATTGCCCTGCTGGTGGGCATCCTCACCGCGCTGGGCGGTCTGCTGATGGTCAGCAACGTGCGCTACTACAGTTTCAAGGATCTGGACTTCAAAGGGCGTGTACCGTTCTTCGCCATTCTGGTTGTTGTGCTGGTGTTTGCGGTGATCTCGTCCGACCCGTCCCGGATCCTCTGGGCAATCTTTGTTTGCTACACGCTGTCAGGCCCACTGCTGGCCCTGTGGCGCAAGCGCAAAAGCCTGGGGGCGGCCGAGTAAAATCGGTCTATGCAATAAAACTGCAAGAAAAGGCTTGACGCGCCCGCTGAGGTCTCTATAATTCGCGCTCTCGCAGGGCAGGACGCTCATTCGAAAGCGCTTATTAATCAATAAGTTAGCTTGAAAATAAAGCTTGACAGCCCAGCGAGACGGCGTAGAATGCGCCACCTCGGGACGGCGCTTCGAAAGAGCCCGAATCGAGTGAGATGAGAAGTTCTCATCAGGTTGTTTGGAAGGTGTTGACAGCGGGGTTTGATCCTGTAGAATTCGCCTCCCTGACCCGGAACGGAAACAGCGTTTCAGGTCGCTCAAGCAGGTTTTGAAGCTTCTAAAAAACTTCAAAAAAATGCTTGACAGAACAGAAGGTTAGCGTAAAATGCGCGGCCTTGGTTGAGCGGAAACGCTGACCGAATCGCTCTTTAACAATTTGAATCAAGTAATTCGTGTGGGTGCTTGCTGAATGTGCTCGATGATCAGAAAGATTATCAGCCTAGCAAGTTACTCTGTGAATTCACGAGTTTTTTGCAAAAGCTGAGCCAAGTTTAGGGTTTTCTCAAAACCCAATCAGTATTTAACTGAAGAGTTTGATCATGGCTCAGATTGAACGCTGGCGGCAGGCCTAACACATGCAAGTCGAGCGGTAGAGAAGGAGCTTGCTTCTTCTTGAGAGCGGCGGACGGGTGAGTAAAGCCTAGGAATCTGCCTGGTAGTGGGGGACAACGTTTCGAAAGGAACGCTAATACCGCATACGTCCTACGGGAGAAAGTGGGGGATCTTCGGACCTCACGCTATCAGATGAGCCTAGGTCGGATTAGCTTGTAGGTGAGGTAATGGCTCACCTAGGCAACGATCCGTAACTGGTCTGAGAGGATGATCAGTCACACTGGAACTGAGACACGGTCCAGACTCCTACGGGAGGCAGCAGTGGGGAATATTGGACAATGGGCGAAAGCCTGATCCAGCCATGCCGCGTGTGTGAAGAAGGTCTTCGGATTGTAAAGCACTTTAAGTTGGGAGGAAGGGTTGTAGCTTAATACGCTGCAACTTTGACGTTACCAACAGAATAAGCACCGGCTAACTCTGTGCCAGCAGCCGCGGTAATACAGAGGGTGCAAGCGTTAATCGGAATTACTGGGCGTAAAGCGCGCGTAGGCGGCTTGATAAGATGGGTGTGAAATCCCCGGGCTTAACCTGGGAACTGCATCCATAACTGTCTGGCTAGAGTACAGTAGAGGGTGGTGGAATTTCCTGTGTAGCGGTGAAATGCGTAGATATAGGAAGGAACACCAGTGGCGAAGGCGACCACCTGGACTGATACTGACGCTGAGGTGCGAAAGCGTGGGGAGCAAACAGGATTAGATACCCTGGTAGTCCACGCCGTAAACGATGTCAACTAGCCGTTGGAATCCTTGAGATTTTAGTGGCGCAGCTAACGCACTAAGTTGACCGCCTGGGGAGTACGGTCGCAAGATTAAAACTCAAATGAATTGACGGGGGCCCGCACAAGCGGTGGAGCATGTGGTTTAATTCGAAGCAACGCGAAGAACCTTACCTGGCCTTGACATGCAGAGAACTTTCCAGAGATGGATTGGTGCCTTCGGGAACTCTGACACAGGTGCTGCATGGCTGTCGTCAGCTCGTGTCGTGAGATGTTGGGTTAAGTCCCGTAACGAGCGCAACCCTTGTCCTTAGTTACCAGCACGTTATGGTGGGCACTCTAAGGAGACTGCCGGTGACAAACCGGAGGAAGGTGGGGATGACGTCAAGTCATCATGGCCCTTACGGCCAGGGCTACACACGTGCTACAATGGTCGGTACAGAGGGTTGCCAAGCCGCGAGGTGGAGCTAATCCCATAAAACCGATCGTAGTCCGGATTGGAGTCTGCAACTCGACTCCATGAAGTCGGAATCGCTAGTAATCGTGGATCAGAATGCCACGGTGAATACGTTCCCGGGCCTTGTACACACCGCCCGTCACACCATGGGAGTGGGTTGCACCAGAAGTAGCTAGTCTAACCTTCGGGAGGACGGTTACCACGGTGTGATTCATGACTGGGGTGAAGTCGTAACAAGGTAGCCGTAGGGGAACCTGCGGCTGGATCACCTCCTTAATCGACAGATCTCAGCGCTTCTTCAAGCACTCACACGAATTACTTGATTCATAGAGAAAGGCGATTGGGTCTGTAGCTCAGTTGGTTAGAGCGCACCCCTGATAAGGGTGAGGTCGGCAGTTCGAATCTGCCCAGACCCACCAATTGTCGAGGTGTCAGGTCTGAACGGGGCCATAGCTCAGCTGGGAGAGCGCCTGCCTTGCACGCAGGAGGTCAGCGGTTCGATCCCGCTTGGCTCCACCAGGTCGACGCAGCACAACGCCAAGAATGGAACTCAGAGTTCATATATGAACAATCAGGCACTGATTGTTGATATCTGGTCTCTGAACCAGACGCTCTTTAAAAATTTGGATATGTGATAGAAGTACAGACACATGGCATGTTTCACTGCATGCAATGTGGCTAAGGTAAACTTGTAATCTCAAGTGCAAGTTCCGGAATTGTCGTTAATTCTGTTTTAAACCGATATCACTGAATAATCTGAGTTAAGCAATTAACGTAAGATTGTTTGGGGTTATATGGTCAAGTGAATAAGCGCATACGGTGGATGCCTTGGCAGTCAGAGGCGATGAAAGACGTGATAGCCTGCGATAAGCTTCGGGGAGGTGGCAAATGACCTTTGATCCGGAGATCTCTGAATGGGGAAACCCACCCAGCATAAGCTGGGTATCACACACTGAATACATAGGTGTGTGAGGCGAACCAGGGGAACTGAAACATCTAAGTACCCTGAGGAAAAGAAATCAACCGAGATTCCCCAAGTAGTGGCGAGCGAACGGGGACCAGCCCTTAAGCAGTTTTGAGTTTAGTAGAACGCTCTGGAAAGTGCGGCCATAGTGGGTGATAGCCCCGTATACGAAAGGCTCTTAGCTGTGAAATCGAGTAGGTCGGCGCACGTGAAACGTTGACTGAACATGGGGGGACCATCCTCCAAGGCTAAATACTCCTGACTGACCGATAGTGAACCAGTACCGTGAGGGAAAGGCGAAAAGAACCCCTGTGAGGGGAGTGAAATAGAACCTGAAACCGTATGCGTACAAGCAGTGGGAGCAGACTTGTTCTGTGACTGCGTACCTTTTGTATAATGGGTCAGCGACTTATATTCAGTGGCGAGCTTAACCGTCTAGGGGAGGCGTAGGGAAACCGAGTCTTAATAGGGCGTTTAGTCGCTGGGTATAGACCCGAAACCGGGCGATCTATCCATGGGCAGGTTGAAGGTGCCGTAACAGGCACTGGAGGACCGAACCGACTACCGTTGAAAAGTTAGCGGATGACTTGTGGATAGGAGTGAAAGGCTAATCAAGCTCGGAGATAGCTGGTTCTCCTCGAAAGCTATTTAGGTAGCGCCTCGTGTATCACCACTGGGGGTAGAGCACTGTTTCGGCTAGGGGGTCATCCCGACTTACCAAACCGATGCAAACTCCGAATACCAGTGAGTGTCAGCACGGGAGACACACGGCGGGTGCTAACGTCCGTCGTGAAAAGGGAAACAACCCAGACCGTCAGCTAAGGTCCCAAAGTTATGGTTAAGTGGGAAACGATGTGGGAAGGCTTAGACAGCTAGGAGGTTGGCTTAGAAGCAGCCATCCTTTAAAGAAAGCGTAATAGCTCACTAGTCGAGTCGGCCTGCGCGGAAGATGTAACGGGGCTCAAACCATACACCGAAGCTACGGGTTCATCTTATGATGAGCGGTAGAGGAGCGTTCTGTAAGCCTGTGAAGGTCAATTGAGAAGTTG contains:
- the pssA gene encoding CDP-diacylglycerol--serine O-phosphatidyltransferase, with protein sequence MTEHQNNPKDTEAEGAHTLLPIDEHVEEVPGPDGNKVRHKGIYLLPNLFTTAALFSGFYAIVSAMDGNFTHAAVAIFIAMVLDGLDGRVARLTNTQSAFGAEYDSLSDMVAFGIAPAVVVFSWALTDLGKVGWVFAFIYVAGAALRLARFNTHIGDDDKRYFTGLPSPSGAGLVAGMVWSLADFGIDGGNIALLVGILTALGGLLMVSNVRYYSFKDLDFKGRVPFFAILVVVLVFAVISSDPSRILWAIFVCYTLSGPLLALWRKRKSLGAAE